The Trichocoleus sp. FACHB-46 genome has a segment encoding these proteins:
- a CDS encoding ATP synthase subunit I, with amino-acid sequence MTLSDPTLEPTPVSGDLQPSDSPATEPNTSMQEYYRLQQELLVITLVATAVIFGFVCFFYSLNIALNYLIGACTGVVYLRLLAKNVEQLGNSKKRVGNTRLALFIGLIVIATQLNQLQIIPIFLGFLTYKVALLVYVLRITFIPDPK; translated from the coding sequence GTGACCTTGTCAGACCCAACGCTGGAACCAACACCTGTAAGCGGAGATTTGCAACCTAGCGATTCTCCAGCGACAGAACCTAACACCTCCATGCAGGAGTATTATCGGCTACAGCAAGAACTGCTAGTCATAACACTGGTTGCAACGGCAGTGATCTTCGGTTTTGTCTGTTTTTTTTATTCTCTGAACATTGCCCTCAACTATTTGATTGGGGCGTGCACAGGTGTGGTTTACTTAAGACTGTTGGCTAAAAACGTTGAGCAGCTTGGCAATAGCAAGAAGCGTGTGGGCAACACCCGGCTCGCTCTTTTTATTGGGTTGATTGTAATAGCAACTCAGCTAAATCAACTGCAAATTATCCCAATCTTTTTGGGATTTCTGACCTATAAAGTGGCGCTCCTCGTTTACGTGTTGCGAATTACATTCATCCCTGACCCCAAGTAG
- the atpB gene encoding F0F1 ATP synthase subunit A, with protein MLYFDAFNSFRLAELEVGRHLYWHLGNLKLHGQVFITSWFVIGLLVLFSLAATRNVQRVPSGLQNLMEYALEYIRDIAKTQIGEKDYRRWVPFVGTLFLFIFLSNWSGALVPWKLIKLSEGELGAPTADINTTVAFALLTSLAYFYAGISKKGLGYFAHYVEPVPIMLPFKILEDFTRPLSLSFRLFGNILADELVVGVLVLLVPLFVPLPVMVLGLFTSAIQALIFATLAAAYIGEAVEEHGHGGEEHGGHA; from the coding sequence ATGCTGTATTTTGATGCCTTTAACTCCTTCCGCCTAGCTGAGTTGGAAGTAGGACGACATCTTTACTGGCACCTCGGCAACCTCAAGTTGCACGGGCAGGTATTTATTACCTCCTGGTTTGTGATTGGACTTCTCGTTCTGTTTTCCTTAGCAGCAACCCGTAATGTCCAAAGAGTGCCGTCAGGACTGCAAAACCTGATGGAATATGCTTTGGAATACATTCGCGATATTGCTAAGACTCAAATTGGTGAGAAAGACTATCGCCGCTGGGTGCCGTTTGTTGGCACATTATTTCTCTTTATCTTCCTGTCAAACTGGTCGGGTGCACTTGTTCCTTGGAAGCTGATTAAGCTATCAGAGGGTGAGTTGGGCGCACCGACTGCTGACATCAACACGACAGTGGCATTTGCCTTGCTGACCTCCTTGGCATATTTCTACGCAGGGATTAGCAAGAAGGGCTTGGGTTACTTTGCTCACTATGTTGAGCCTGTACCCATCATGTTGCCTTTCAAGATTTTGGAAGATTTCACCAGGCCGCTCTCCCTAAGCTTCCGTCTCTTTGGCAACATTCTGGCTGATGAACTAGTTGTAGGAGTTCTCGTACTCTTAGTTCCTCTGTTCGTGCCGTTGCCAGTGATGGTGCTGGGTCTGTTTACCAGTGCGATTCAGGCGTTGATTTTTGCAACCCTAGCCGCCGCTTACATTGGTGAAGCTGTGGAAGAGCATGGGCATGGTGGTGAAGAGCATGGGGGACACGCTTAA
- the atpE gene encoding ATP synthase F0 subunit C has protein sequence MDPLVSAASVLAAALAVGLAAIGPGIGQGNAAGQAVEGIARQPEAEGKIRGTLLLSLAFMEALTIYGLVVALVLLFANPFA, from the coding sequence ATGGATCCATTAGTTTCTGCTGCTTCTGTTTTGGCTGCTGCTCTAGCTGTTGGTCTAGCTGCAATTGGCCCTGGTATCGGTCAAGGTAATGCTGCAGGTCAAGCAGTCGAAGGTATTGCTCGTCAGCCCGAAGCAGAAGGTAAGATTCGCGGTACTCTCCTGCTCAGCTTGGCGTTCATGGAAGCGCTCACCATCTACGGTCTGGTAGTTGCTCTCGTTCTATTGTTCGCTAACCCCTTCGCTTAA
- a CDS encoding F0F1 ATP synthase subunit B': protein MMHSTILLAAETAKQGGLFDLDATLPLMALQFLALATVLNAIFYKPLSNAIDGRNEYIRTNQAEAKERLAKAEHLTKQYEQELGEARRKAQAIIAEAQADAQKIAAQMIAAAQQEAQAQREQAQQELDQQKQVAMQSLEQQVDALSRQILEKLLGPQLVK, encoded by the coding sequence ATGATGCATTCGACAATTTTACTGGCTGCGGAAACTGCTAAACAGGGTGGGTTATTCGATCTCGATGCCACGCTACCGTTAATGGCGTTGCAGTTTCTGGCTCTAGCCACCGTCTTAAACGCGATTTTTTACAAGCCTCTGAGTAACGCGATTGACGGTCGGAACGAGTATATTCGTACCAACCAAGCGGAGGCCAAAGAACGCTTGGCTAAAGCAGAGCACCTCACCAAGCAGTATGAGCAAGAGCTAGGGGAAGCCCGCCGGAAGGCTCAAGCGATTATTGCTGAGGCTCAAGCTGATGCTCAAAAAATTGCGGCTCAGATGATCGCGGCAGCACAACAAGAAGCCCAAGCTCAACGAGAACAGGCTCAGCAAGAGCTCGATCAGCAAAAGCAAGTAGCGATGCAATCGTTAGAGCAGCAGGTTGATGCTCTCAGTCGCCAGATTTTAGAAAAGCTACTCGGCCCTCAGTTGGTTAAGTAG
- a CDS encoding F0F1 ATP synthase subunit B: MGTFLLLATAGSAAASELVEATEEGGFGLNFDILETNLINLAIIIFVLFYFGRKFLGGILTERRSAIETAIQDAEKRQREAASALAGQQQKLAQAQAEAERIRATAEQNAQTAKEAILAQAAQDVEVIQVTGVQGTNADQERAIAELRQRAAALAVQRVESQIGNYLNDGAQQQLIDRSIALLGGNS; this comes from the coding sequence ATGGGGACTTTTTTATTACTAGCAACGGCAGGTAGTGCAGCTGCCTCCGAATTGGTAGAGGCAACTGAGGAAGGTGGGTTTGGTTTAAATTTCGATATTTTAGAAACCAACCTAATCAACCTCGCCATCATTATTTTTGTGCTGTTCTATTTCGGGCGGAAGTTCTTGGGCGGTATCCTGACAGAGCGTCGCTCGGCAATTGAAACAGCGATTCAGGATGCAGAGAAACGCCAGCGAGAAGCTGCGTCCGCTCTGGCAGGACAACAGCAAAAGCTAGCTCAAGCGCAAGCTGAGGCAGAACGCATCCGGGCGACAGCGGAGCAAAACGCTCAAACCGCCAAGGAAGCAATTCTGGCTCAAGCAGCACAAGACGTGGAGGTGATACAGGTCACTGGGGTTCAAGGAACGAATGCTGACCAAGAGCGGGCGATCGCAGAACTGCGTCAACGAGCAGCAGCTTTGGCGGTGCAGCGGGTTGAATCTCAGATTGGTAACTACTTAAACGACGGTGCCCAACAACAGTTGATTGATCGCAGCATTGCGCTGTTAGGAGGCAACTCATGA
- the atpH gene encoding ATP synthase F1 subunit delta encodes MRDSIVVGQIVEPYAQALMSVAQSNNIVDRVGEDVSALLELLTSSEDLRNFLANPLTKADVKKSVLQQVTGDQLHPYTRNFLSLLVDRGRILFIEGICKQYQALLRKQNQTVLAEVISTVELNEEQQRSVREKVTAMTNARQVELATKIDPDLIGGVIIKVGSQVVDASIRGQLRRISLRLSSAA; translated from the coding sequence ATGAGAGACAGCATTGTAGTGGGTCAAATCGTCGAGCCCTATGCTCAGGCTCTGATGTCAGTTGCCCAATCCAACAACATTGTTGACCGCGTGGGTGAAGACGTTAGCGCTTTACTAGAGCTGCTGACCAGCTCGGAAGATTTGCGTAATTTTCTGGCGAATCCTCTAACCAAGGCTGACGTAAAAAAGTCAGTTTTACAGCAGGTGACTGGCGATCAATTGCATCCTTACACTCGCAACTTCCTCAGCCTGTTAGTTGATCGAGGCCGCATTCTCTTCATTGAGGGCATTTGTAAGCAGTACCAGGCTTTGTTGCGTAAGCAAAACCAAACTGTTCTGGCTGAAGTGATTTCTACTGTAGAGCTCAATGAAGAGCAACAGCGATCTGTGCGAGAGAAAGTGACAGCGATGACCAATGCTCGCCAGGTTGAGCTTGCAACCAAGATTGACCCAGACCTAATCGGTGGCGTCATCATTAAGGTGGGTTCACAAGTGGTTGATGCAAGTATCCGGGGTCAGCTACGACGTATTTCTCTCCGTTTGAGTAGTGCCGCCTAG
- the atpA gene encoding F0F1 ATP synthase subunit alpha, with protein MVSIRPDEISNIIRQQIEQYDQEVKVSNVGTVLQVGDGIARIYGLEQVMASELLEFQDGSVGIAFNLEEDNVGAVLMSDGRDIQEGSSVTSTGKIAQIPVGDAMIGRVVDALARPLDGKGDIQTSETRLLESPAPGIIERKSVYEPMQTGITAIDAMIPIGRGQRELIIGDRQTGKTAVALDTILNQKGEDVICVYVAIGQKASTVANVVNVLRERGALDYTIVVAANANDPATLQWLAPYTGATLAEYFMYKGKATLVVYDDLSKHAQAYRQMSLLLRRPPGREAYPGDVFYLHSRLLERAAKLSPELGEGSMTALPIIETQAGDVSAYIPTNVISITDGQIFLSSDLFNAGLRPAVNAGISVSRVGSAAQIKAMKQVAGKVKLELAQFADLEAFAQFASDLDKATQDQLSRGQRLRELLKQPQNSPIPVNEQVALIYAGINGHLDDVPVDKVTSYVKSLREYLRTSKPQYAEIIRNQKTLNAEAEQILKEAIAESKQAFMAAA; from the coding sequence ATGGTAAGCATCAGACCTGACGAAATTAGCAATATTATTCGGCAGCAGATTGAGCAGTACGACCAAGAAGTTAAAGTCTCCAACGTTGGTACAGTATTGCAGGTTGGAGACGGCATTGCCCGGATCTACGGTCTAGAACAGGTAATGGCAAGCGAGTTGCTAGAGTTCCAAGACGGGAGTGTCGGCATCGCCTTCAACCTAGAAGAAGATAACGTCGGTGCCGTGCTGATGAGCGATGGCCGCGACATTCAAGAAGGTAGTTCTGTTACTTCTACTGGGAAAATTGCTCAGATCCCAGTGGGTGATGCGATGATTGGTCGCGTCGTCGATGCTCTGGCTCGCCCTCTTGATGGCAAAGGTGATATCCAGACCAGCGAAACTCGTCTGCTAGAGTCTCCTGCACCTGGCATCATTGAGCGGAAATCTGTGTATGAGCCGATGCAAACTGGGATTACCGCGATCGATGCGATGATTCCCATCGGTCGGGGCCAGCGGGAGTTGATCATTGGTGACCGCCAAACCGGTAAGACTGCGGTTGCGCTTGACACCATCCTGAACCAGAAGGGCGAAGATGTAATCTGCGTTTACGTTGCGATCGGTCAGAAAGCTTCTACCGTTGCCAACGTGGTGAACGTGCTGCGTGAGCGTGGCGCTCTCGACTACACCATTGTGGTTGCTGCAAACGCGAACGACCCCGCTACCCTCCAGTGGTTGGCTCCTTACACCGGAGCAACCTTGGCTGAGTACTTTATGTACAAAGGCAAAGCAACCTTGGTGGTCTACGATGACTTGTCCAAGCATGCTCAAGCGTATCGCCAAATGTCTTTGCTGCTGCGTCGCCCACCCGGACGGGAAGCTTACCCCGGAGACGTATTCTACTTACACTCCCGCTTGCTAGAGCGTGCAGCTAAGCTCAGCCCTGAGTTAGGTGAAGGTAGCATGACCGCGCTGCCCATCATCGAAACCCAAGCAGGTGACGTATCTGCTTACATTCCTACCAACGTAATCTCGATTACCGATGGTCAGATCTTCTTGTCTTCTGACTTGTTCAACGCAGGTTTACGCCCCGCTGTAAACGCAGGTATTTCGGTATCTCGTGTGGGTTCTGCGGCTCAAATCAAAGCCATGAAGCAAGTGGCTGGTAAGGTGAAGCTGGAACTAGCTCAGTTTGCTGACCTAGAAGCATTTGCTCAGTTTGCATCTGACTTGGATAAAGCAACTCAAGACCAGTTGTCCAGAGGACAGCGTTTGCGTGAACTGCTGAAGCAGCCGCAAAACTCCCCCATTCCTGTGAACGAGCAAGTTGCTCTGATTTATGCAGGGATTAACGGTCATCTAGATGATGTACCTGTTGATAAAGTTACCAGCTACGTAAAGAGCCTGCGGGAATATCTCAGAACCAGCAAGCCTCAGTATGCTGAAATCATTCGCAACCAAAAGACGCTGAACGCTGAAGCGGAGCAAATTCTGAAGGAAGCGATCGCTGAATCGAAGCAAGCATTCATGGCAGCTGCGTAG